The Sporolituus thermophilus DSM 23256 nucleotide sequence CATATGGCATTTTCTCAGCGCTTTATATACTACCATAGCTTAAACTTTATAGTCAAGAGGGGGCAGTCTGTATATTTTCTATAACGTTAAAATCAACTTTTAGCAGGAAAATGTACAAATAACACGAATAAATGTCTTGAATTTCAACCGGCGAAGATAGATTTCGCCTGTTCTGACCTGAAGGTCATACTTTAATTATTAGTTAAAAAAAGCATAATAACAACTCAGCCAGGAAGGCTTTTTCTCATGAAGAGAAAGCTTTTCCTGGCTTTATTATTGGATATGGAAGGAGGGATTTAGTGACGACTTCCAGCAAGCTGACGACCAGCGCCGTTTTTATTACCTTCGGGGTAATCCTTCCCGTCGCCTTTCACTATGTAGGAGCAATGGGCCCTGTATTTTTGCCAATGCATATCCCCATTCTTATTGCCGGACTATTTTTAGGCGCCAGGGCAGGATTTCTTACCGGCCTGATTACGCCCGGGCTTAGTTCGCTGCTTACAGGAATGCCGCCTTTAATGCCAACGCTGCCAATTATGACGGTCGAGCTAAGCATCTATGGACTGATCGGCGGCTTCTTGTATCGACAAAAAGGACTGCCGCTTTTGTTGGCGCTGGTTGGTGCTATGATCACGGGCAGACTGGCGGCCGCTGTCATAGTGTATATATTAGCCATGACCGTACATATCAAGCTACAGCCGCTCGCGTATCTTTCAGGCGCTGTGCTGACAGGGTTGCCAGGCATAGCTATTCAGCTAGTCCTTATACCGCTGATTGTTAACAGACTAAAATCCGTTAATTAAGTCAAGGAGGAACTTATGAATAAAAAGAAGCTCGCAATCAAGGTCATGCTCGCATTGTCGCTGGCGACAACGCCAGCTTTCGCCTCCCAGATCCCGAGCTATGACATGGGTGAAATTATCGTTAGCGCTGATGCTTACAGACTGACAACTGATACCGAAACAATTAACATAAAAGTAGTCAGTCCCGGAAAAACAACCAGTATACCAGACATCTTGCGCCAAGTTTCCGGCATAGATGTTCAGCAACGCACGCCTTACGACAACCAAGACGGAACCGTTAAATTGCGCGGTTTCGATACCAGGCGGTTTACCGTATTAGTGGATGGCCGGCCGGTAAATATGTCGGGTGTCATGGGCGGAAATTATGTGGACTGGAACGCCATTCCACTTGATCAAGTAGAAAAAATCCAAATTATTAAAGGAGCCAAAACTGCCCAGCACGGCAACACCTTGGGCGGTGTCATCAATATTATCACCAAAGAAGTGCAAACAGCCGGCGGGATGCTGGAAACCGGCGTTGGGGAGAACGGACAGTATCAGTACCGGCTGCATTATGGCGCCAGTTCCCATGACCTGGCCTGGAATATCTATGGCAGCAAGTTCGGCCGTGACGCCTTTTTGCGCAACAACAGCTATGATGCCGACCAATACGGATTTACCGCCAAATACCGCATTAGTCCCGGTGACAGCCTAAAGGCAAATTGGCACAAAACAAAAGAGCATCACGGCATGATTATTCAAAACTATCCTGGTGTAACATTTGGTTACGACCCGGGTTACCCTCAGATCACAAATACTGATGCAGAGAAATTTCTCGGCGGCATAATCCCATCTCCAGGGTCATTTTGGGAAAAAGACTTAACTACCTATGACGCAACCTGGAGTCACAAGACTACACAAGGTTTTATTGACCTGACCTACTGGAAAAACAACGAAAAACGCCGCGAGGTAAACTACTCGTCCGGTGCCGTATCACTAGACCGCACAGTAGTCACTGACTTGTCGCGCGGCTGGCAATTAAAAGGCGAACAGACAGCCGGTCGCAGCACCTATGCTTACGGCGCCGAGTACAAACAGCTCCGCTACGGTTACGGTTGGTATAATGTAGGGTCAGGTATGGCTCTTAATCCTTCACAAAAGGTAAACTTATTCGGGAGCTACATAGAAAAAACTTGGTCGCTTGATGACCGCTGGACAGGCAACATCGGCCTACGCTACGATAAGATGACCGGTCGGCCTGATGCCGCTAGTGACATACTCAATGTAGATCATAACGCCCTGTCGCCCAAACTAAACTTTTCGTTCCGCAACGACCAGCAAACCACCACCTTCATCTCAGTCAACCGTTTGTGGCGTTCGCCGTCGATGGCGGAATTTTACTGGTGGTCGAAAAATTACACCAGCACAGATCCGAAGGTTATTGGCGATGGCCTGATGCTCAATCCCGAAAAAGGCTGGGAATATGAACTGGGCGTAGAGCGCAAGGTGTTTCCCCAGCTTACGACCAAACTCACCGCTTACTATCAAAATATAAATGACTACATAAACTTTACTCACCAATATCCGTATTCTTGCTATAATATTCCCAAGGCCAAGCTCTGGGGCTTTGAGTGGGAAAACAGCTACCAGCTAAATCAGGCCGCACGCGTATTTTTAACTTACACCAACCAACATACAAAAAAAGAGGGCATAGACCCAAGCGACAATCTTGGTTTACGCCACGAATTGGACTATCGTCCGCGGCATAAAGCAACGCTGGGCTACCAGTACGACGCCAAACCCTGGCACATTCGCTACACTGTTGACTATACCGGTGAGCAATCAGCCAACTACCCCTATGGAACCTCCGGTATCATCAGACTTGGCGGCTACGTTGTCCACGACCTGGCTGTCACCCGCGACCTAGCGGCAGATAGTTCGCTTACACTGTCTATAAATAATCTCTTTGACAAACATTACGCCGAGCAAAACAACTATCCCATGCCGGGTCGACTGGTAAGTGCCGTATACCGGTATAAACTGTAAGGTGAAACAATCTCATGAACAGCGAACAAGCCTTTTTCAACCAACTCGCACAGTGGTGGGATGACCTCCGCTGTGCCGATGATAACAAAATTGCCGCTTTGGTCGCTATGATTGGCATCAATACAGGCGACACCGTCCTTGACGTGGGTTGCGGCACCGGTATTTTGCTTCCCTTTCTCAAAAAAGTTTTAGGTGAAACCGGAAACATTACCGCTATAGATTTTGCCGCCAATATGATCACCCGCGCCGCCGCTAAACATCGCCATCTTAGCGGCATTACCTATGTTACCGGCGATATACTTGACTATCAGCCACCCCAGGCTTTCGACAAAATTATTTGCTTTAACTTTTTCCCGCACGTTAAAGACAAAACCGCTTTTCTGGCGAAAATGAAATCCATGCTGAACACCGGCGGCATACTGGTAATCATGCATGATTTATCGCGCCAGGCGGTTAATGCTATTCACGCCGGCAACACAACCGTACAAGACGACCGCCTGCCGCCTAGCGATATAGTGGCGCAAATGTTACAACAGGCCGATTTTTCCGTACTTGCCGCCGTCGATAACGATGAATACTATTTTATTAAAGCTAACGTGAACAAGTAATAAAACCCCTGGAGATTGGCTAACCCACTCCAGGGGTTATTTTTATCGCCGGCCGCGCAAAACTAGTGGTCGCTTAGCTCGTGGCGGCTGCAGGATTTCGGCAAAAATTACCCCATTGACCAGCAGGGCGTTGTTTAGCTTGCCCTCCCACGGGGATGTTTCCGGTGCTTTCGTGAGCGCCGGAACATGCACTTCCGGCGGCAGCTGCGGCTTAACAGGCATCGCTGGCAACTTCGTGGCCCCTTCTTGTCCGGTTGGTTCCGGCGCGGGCGGCACAGGCTGCGGTATATGCGGGTATTCATACTTTTGGTGCTTCCTGCGCTTTAAGAGTTCAGGTAAAACGTAAAGCACCAACATTAAAAGAATTAATAATCCGAAATCCAAAACACTCACCTACTTTTTCGGCGGTTCATCAGCCTTTGCCGGCGTTTGAGCCATCACCGGGCCGGCTTTGGCAATAGTTTCACGCATTTCGGTATCGGCCATTATATTGTTCATATTGTAATAATCCATTACCCCCATCCGCCCTTCGCGCAGCGCAATAGCTAAAGCACGCGGCACTTCGGCCTGGGCTTCCGCCACTTTGGCCTGCATTTCCTGGGTAAAAGCTTTCATTTCCTGCTCTTTGGCCACAGCCATAGCCCGCCGCTCTTCCGCCTTAGCCTGGGCAATGCGTTTTTCCGCTTCGGCCTGGTCGGTTAACAACTCAGCGCCAATGTTGCGACCTACATCGACGTCGGCAATATCAATCGACAAAATTTCAAAAGCCGTACCGGCATCAAGTCCTTTGGCAAGAACAGTGCGCGAAATATGGTCAGGATTTTCTAATACTTCCTTATGGTCATCAGCCGAACCGACGGTTGTGACAATTCCTTCGCCAACCCTGGCCAGAACGGTTGCCTCGCCGGCGCCCCCAACCAAGCGGTCAATATTTGCCCGCACGGTGACCCGTGCTTTTACCTTGAGCTCAATGCCATTTTTAGCCACAGCGGAAACAATGGGCGTTTCAATTACTTTGGGATTTACACTCATTTGCACCGCTTCCAGAACATTACGCCCTGCAAGATCAATGGCCGCGGCTCGCTCAAAGGTGAGCGGGATTTGCGCGCGGTGAGCCGCAATCAGGGCGTCCACCACCCGGTCAACGTTACCGCCAGCAAGATAATGGGCTTCCAACTGGTTGACGTTTACGTCCAGACCTGCTTTGTTGGCCTTGATTAACGGCAGGACGATTTGGGCCGGCGGGACTCGCCGCAACCGCATGCCAATTAAGGTCATAATACCGACGTGAACACCGGCGGCCAGCGCCGATATCCACAGTCCAAGCGGAACAAAATGGAGAAATAAGGCGATACCGACAATGAAAAGAAACAAAACAAAAATGGGGCCGATTAATTGAATCATTTACCGTTCCTCCTCATCATTTATTGGTCTTACAACGATACGACCGCCATTGACGTTTATCACCTTAACCTTTGTTCCTGGCGGTACATATCGCCCTTCGGACAGGACGTCAAGCTGGGTGCCTTCAATCTCTATCATCCCCGCCGGGCGCAAAAAAGAAATAACTGTCCCCGTTTTGCCAACAAACTGGCTATAATCGCGGGCACTAACGAAGCCGGCTTGTGTCGTCTCACTCTCCTTAAGCACCAATCTGGCCCACAGTTTGCTGGCCGGAAGGCGCTTTACTATTAGCAGAAAGATGATAACAGCCAATATAAGACTACCGGCTAAAACATTGAGAGCGAGAAAGCCGCCGCCCAACGTAAGAAAAAAACTGGCTAAAATGGCGACAATACCCGTAAGACCAAATAGTCCAAAACCGGGAACGTAGAGTTCCATAGCCAACAAAATTAAACCGCCAATAAATAGCAAGATTTCCAGCCAGCCCGCAAAACCCGTCAGCCACTGACTGCCAAAGAAGAGCAGCGCAGCACCAAGGCCTAGCAGGGCGGCCACACCTATGCCCGCGGTCTTGATCTCAGTCAGCACCGCGAGAAAAATAATAGATAACAGCAGTGATTTAACCGTCGGGTCAGACAACCATCCAGCCGCCCGTTCCGTCCACCCCGGCGCGTACTCTATTAAGGGAGCGTTCGCCAAGCCGTAATGCTTGAGTACAGTCTCACGATCAGGCGCCACCAAATCGGCATAGCCGACTTGCTGGGCTTGGTAATCGGTGAGCGCCAAAATCTGGCCGGGTTGAGCATACCCTGGCAGGCCAAGCGTTTTGTCCACCATGGCTTCGGCGATGCGGGGATCCCGGCCGCGTTTATTGGCGGTCGCGGCAAATTCAGCCTTTAATGCGGCAATGGTTTTTTCCGTTGCCGGTATAGGCTCAGCCGCCCCCAGACTGCCGCCAGGAGCAATGACAATATGTTTATGGGCTAAGGCGATAAGGGCCCCCGCCGACCATGCCCGGTTCTTTATGTAACAAATAGTGGGCAACGGATAATCAATAATAATGTCTCTAATCGCAACCGCCGGATCGACCAAACCGCCAAACGTATCAATCTCAACTAGGACGGCTTGCGCTTTTTGGGTTGACGCCTCGGTCAGCACCCGCCGCACCAATGCTGCCTGACTGGCGTTAATTTCACCCTTGATGGGTATGAGGAGTACGGGCTGGCGCTCGTCGGCGGCCAAAACGTTTGGCCCGGCAAGGGAAAATATAAATATAAGCAGAAAAACAACTGCTAACAGCTTATACCGCATACCTTACACCTGCCCTCCCCCTGTCTTCCTTACTCTATTCGCTAAAGACAGCAGACATTCCTATCTTTTTTCGTAAACCAAAGACTGTTTTGAATAATCATCCAATGCTTTTCGGGTCTTGACTTGTCGAAACTTGTATGATATTGTTGTGACGGTGAAGCACATTTATACGCCATAATCACTATTGTTTTTAAACAACAACATACGCCTAACAAACTATCTACTCAATATTGAACAAGCTGGTTTATCCGTTACAGTAACAACGTCCGATAACTTGCTATTGCGCTTCACCTGGAATAAACAGACAGGGCCGTCTGACCGCCTGTCTGTTTATTTTTTATAATATAAAATCCGGCACTCCATTAGAAGTACCGGATTGGTTATTATTGATTCAATAGTTCGCGGACAATAGCGTTGACTGTCTTACCATCAGCACGACCTTTTACTTTCGGCATCAGTACCGCCATGACCTTGCCCATATCCTTGGCGCTAGCTGCCTGCGTTTGGGCAATGGCTTCCATCACCAAGTCCCGAATCTCCGCTTCGCTTAACTGTGGGGGAAGGTATTGCATCAGAATGGCAATCTCTTGTTCTAGGTTTTCGACCAAGTCGGGGCGGTTGCCTTTTTGGAACTCTGCGATAGAATCCCGCCGCATCTTAACTTCTCTGGAGATGACTTCCAGGACTTCTTCGTCACCAAGTTCTTTTTTTTGGTCGATTTCCGCATTTTTGATGCTGGCGCGTACCATGCGAATGACAGAGAGACGCAATTTACCGGCCTCTTTGTCTTTCATGGCCTGCTTCATGTCTTCTGTAAGCCTATCCTTGATCGACATAAATACCTCCGTAAAGAAGGTTAACCTTTATGTTTACGTTTCCGGGCCGCCTCGGACTTTTTCTTGCGTTTTACACTCGGCTTTTCGTAATGCTCGCGTTTTCTGACTTCGGATAATACGCCCGCTTTTTGGCAAGAGCGCTTAAATCTACGGAGCGCGCTGTCCAATGTTTCGTTTTTGCCAACTCTGACTTCTGACATCTATCTCCCTCCCTCCACACCAACCTACGGGGAAGTATGTTTGCTCAAACATACACCTAACTATTATACTCAAACTGACAAACATTGTCAATGTTAGCCTGGAGGCCATGTCATGAACCTACCTCCTAGGATGTGGCAGTGGAGGTGGTGAACTGTTTGTCCCCCGTTATCCTTGGTATTAATGACAACGCGAAAGCCATCTTCCGCCACGCCCAATCGGGCGGCAACTTGCGGAATGACTGTCATAATATGCCCTGCAAGCGCCCTATCTTCCGGTGTGATCTCCAGGAGGTTGGCAATATGCTTTTTGGGAATAACCAGCACATGAACTGGCGCGGCCGGATTAATATCGGGAAAAGCGATGATTTGCTCGTCCTCGTAAACCGGCTGCACCGGCACTTCTTTTTTGGCAATTTTGCAAAAAATACAGTCCTGTTGCATAATGCACCTCCTCTCGCTGGCAAATTAAGTCCGCAATCAACAGTAGATTTTACACCTGTCTTCAAAAATATTCTGCTTATTCCTGCATTATCCTGCCAGTATTGCCACCGATATTAAAATTTTACGCCAGTAATGTCCCCCATAATCCGTCCTTATATGGCTTTTCTAAGCGAACGACGCCAAGGGCACCGACTAAGTCCCCGCCACCGCGAGTGTACACCCGTATATAGTTTCCCGTAAGCCCGTCGACAACACCGTTATTAGCCGTCTCGAACAACACTTCCATCTCGCGGCCGACAAAAGCGTCCAGAAAGGCGGCCGCTCCCTTCTCCGCCACCCGCTGCATTTCCCGGACGCGCCGCTTTTTTTCTTCCTCCGGTACCTGGTCGGGATAAGCGGCGGCAGGAGTGCCGCTTCGCCGCGAATAGGGAAAAATGTGAACTTTGGCAAAGGCCATGCGCTCGACGAAGGCCAATGAGTTAGCAAACATCGCCGGCGTTTCACCAGGAAAACCGACAATTACATCAGTAGTAACGGCAAGGTCCGGCACGCGGCGGCGGATGGCGCCTACCAGGCGGCTATATTCTTCGGTAGTATAATGCCGGTTCATTTTGGACAGAACATGGTCATCCCCGGCTTGCAGCGGCAGATGCAGGTGCGGACACAGCTTAGCGTCACGACGCATCAGCTCGACAAGCCGATCGGACACTTCGACCGATTCAAGCGAACTGAGACGCAGACGCACTAATCCGGTGACACCAAGTACCGTCTCTACGGCGTCGGCTAGTTCCAGGTTGCCGCCCGTATCACGGCCGTAAGCGCCAAGGTGAATCCCGGTCAAAACAATTTCCTTAAAACCGGCGGCGACCAGTTTTTCCGCTTCCCGCCTCACGCTATCTAAGGCGCGGGAACGCAACGGTCCGCGGGCATAAGGGATAATACAGTATGTACAAAAATTGATACACCCTTCTTGAATTTTCAAAAAGGCACGCGTTCGGCCGGGAGCATCAAAAATAGGAATGTCCTCAAACTGCTCCGCTGTCATAATATCAGTTACGGCATTGACTTGCCCGCGGGTTCTGCGCGCCTCTTCCACCAGATCAACGATTCGGCTTCGGTCCTGGGTACCAACAATTACATCTACCTCGGGAATGGCCGCGACTTTGTCCGGCGAAACCTGAGCATAGCAGCCGGTGGCGACAATAACGGCCTCAGGATTGACCCGGGCCGCCCGCCTGATCAGTTGGCGCGACTTTTTTTCGCCTAAATGCGTAACCGAACAGGTATTAATAACATAAACGTCGGCCGGCTCGTCAAAGGAAACGATTGTATACCCGCGCTGCTTGAATAGTCCTTCGATAACTTCGGTTTCAAACTGATTAACTTTACAGCCTAGCGTCGTAAAAGCCGCCCGCGGCATAATTACCCCTCCAAATCGTTAGGTTCCGCCTAAATCGCCCCGCTCATACAGCACCGCGGTCAGCGCGGCAAGCGCTGCCGTTTCGGTACGCAAAATGCGCGGCCCCATCGTGACGATATGGGCGCCGCGCTGCCGGCAAAGCAAAACCTCATCGGAACTAAACCCACCTTCAGGGCCGATTAGCAGCAGATAAGACTCGCTCGTTGTCATCCTCAGCGCGTCTTTAAGACCTCGCGCCGGGTGTCCCTCATACAACATAAAAACAGTTTCCGGCAATGTCATTTTTAGCAGCGCAGATAGCGTCTGAACGGGAGCTATTTCCGGCACGGCCGCCCGGCCGCACTGCTTGGCAGCTTCATAAGCAATTTTTTGCCACCGCTCCCGCCTGGCGGCTTTTTTTTCCGTATCGTACCGCACGACCGTATGTGCCGTCTCAACAGGCAAGATCCGGCTTACGCCAAGCTCTACCGCCTTCTGGATAATATATTCCATCTTATCGCCTTTTGGCAACCCCTGAGCCAGCCATACCTCGACTGGCGGTTCCTTTGTCTCGGTAAGGGCTTGCCGGCAGGCCACCTTCACGCTGCTGCCGTCCACGGCAACAATTTCCGCCTGGCAGGCTTGTCCATCCTGGCCCACCACCACAATACAGTCACCGGGCTTCAGCCTAAGCACCCGCGCAATGTGATGCCCGTCATCACCGGTGATTATCATCTCGGGGGTCAGCGGACCAGGAAAGAAAAAACGCCGCACCCTAATCGCCCCCTCTGCGAACGGCAATGGCCGCCCAGCCGCCTTCCTCGACAACGCGGTCGATAACCAAGCCCTGCGCCAGCATGGCCGCCGTTACGTCGCCGAGCCGCTCGGCAATGACGCCGCTGGCGATAAACACGCCGCCTTCCTTTAATTTTTGGGGGATGTCTTTAACCAACCGGATAATCACATCGGCGATGATATTGGCAACAACCACGTCGGCCGTTCCGGTCAGCCCTGTAAGCAAGTCGCCCTGGGCAACCTTCACGATATGCGAGACGCCGTTTACCGAAGCATTGTCAGCCGCCACGTTGACCGCAACCGGATCTAAATCGACGGCATAAACAGCGCCAGCCCCCAGTTTGGCGGCGGCAACGGCCAGGATGCCCGACCCGGTGCCCACATCAAAAACAATGTCACCGGGCTTTATGACATCTTCCAGGATACGGATGCACATGGCGGTAGTATGGTGCGTCCCCGTCCCAAACGCCATCCCCGGGTCAAGCTCAACGACGATTTCGCCTTCGGCTTGGTTATATTTTTCCCATGATGGTTTGATGACAATTTTTTCGCCCACTTTAATCGGGTGAAAATAGTTTTTCCACGAACTGGCCCAATCTTCTTCCTGCACTTCCTGCCAGTAAATATGCCCGCGCCCTTTGTTTAACTGATACCGGGAAAGTTCGTTGACCCGTGCCTCAAAGAGGCGGAGTTTGTCATCCAAATCATCGTCCATCGGCAAATAAGCTTTAACGGTAACAATTTCTGGGTTTTCCGCCTCCGGTAGATCGCAATAATCCCACGTGCCAGACCGGCGGTAGGCATTGATGACCTCCGGATCCTCGATAACAACCCCGCTGGCGCCTAACTCGTGAAAAATATTGGCCACCGCTTCGGTGGCCTCATGGGTTGTCTGAATACTGATTTCAGCCCACTTCAAGCATAATCGCCCCTTTTCAGTTACGATCCCAAAAAATCTTTGACCTTCTTAAAAAAACTCTTTTGCTCCGGATTGATATTTTCACCGCTCGCACGGGCAAACTCCATTAAAAGCTCGCGCTGACGTTCGGTCAGGTTCTTGGGAGTAACCACTTTTATCCGCACATGCTGATCACCGCGGCCATGGCCTCTAAGGTGCGGAATGCCTTTGTCCTTGAGACGAAAAGTCGTACCGGACTGAGTACCTTCGGGAATTTTAAGACTGACCTTTCCGTCCAGGGTGGGCACCTCGATTTCGTCACCTAAGGCAGCCTGCACAAAACTTATCGGCACTTCGCAAATGACGTCGCTGCCTTCACGTGTAAACAGTTTATGCGGTTTTACAAAAATATAAACATACAAATCTCCAGGCGGTCCGCCGCGTACACCTGCCTCCCCTTCGTAAGCGACACGCAAGCGGGATCCGCTGTCAACACCGGCGGGAATTTTGACTTTTATAGTACGCTTATTGCGTACTCTGCCCCGTCCCTGACAATCTTTGCAAGGCGTACGCACAATCTTGCCCTCGCCGCGACAGCGGGTACAGGTCTTCACGTTAACCATGCGGCCAAAAGGAGTATTTTGGACAATCTGCTGCTGCCCTGTACCGCGGCACTGCGGGCATGTCTCGGGATGGGTTCCCGGGGCGGCGCCGGAACCGTGACAAGTGGGACATTCTTCGGTACGGGGTACCTGAATTTCCTTCTCAACCCCAAAAGCGGCTTCTTCGAAAGAAATTTCCAGGTCATAGCGCAAGTCGGCGCCTTTTTCCGGGCCGGTGTGACGAGCGCCAAAACCGGCCTGACCGAAAAACATATCGAAAATATCACTGAACCCGCCGGCGCCAAACCCGCCAAACCCGCTAAAACCGCCTGCCCCGGCGCCTTGGCCGGGGTCAAAGGCGGCATGACCGAACTGGTCATACTGTGCCCGCCGCTCGGGGTCGGACAAAACTTCATAGGCTTCGTTTATTTCTTTAAATTTCTCCTCTGCCTCTTTAGGATTATCACGGTTGACATCAGGATGGTACTTCCGTGCCAGCTTGCGAAAGGCCTTTTTTATTTCGTCCTCGGTCGCCGTCCTGGGCACGCCTAATACTTCATAATAATCTCTTTTGCTCACAATTCACCATCCCAAACTTTGGCTCTCTACTTTTTGTTCTCGTCGTCTACTACCTTGTACTCTGCATCTACTACCTTGTCGTCGCTTGGGGTGCCTGCACCAGCCGCGCCCGGGCCAAATCCCTGAGCGCCCGGCGTGCCCTGACCGCCCGCTTGGCTATACACGGCGGCCGTCAGCTCATACAGCGGTTTGGTAAGCTCTTCGGTATCGGCCTTGATCTTCGCGATATCATTGCCCTTCAGGGATTCTTTTAGTTTGTCGATGCCTTTTTGCACTTTTTCCACCAGGGCTTTATCGGCCTTGTCGCCCATCTCCTTGATGGTTTTTTCGGCCTGGTACACGAGCGAGTCGGCATTATTGCGTATTTCGGCCTCCTCGCGGCGCTTTTTGTCTTCGCTGGCATGGGCTTCCGCTTCCTTGACCATCTGCTCGATTTCTTCCTTACTCAGGCCGCTGGAAGAAGTGATGGTGATCTTTTGCTCTTTGCCGGTACCAAGGTCTTTCGCCGATACATGGACAATACCGTTGGCATCGATGTCAAAGGTAACTTCAATGCGGGGAACACCGCGCGGTGCCGGCGGAATTCCCGAGAGTTCAAACCGGCCGAGCGTTTTATTATAAGCAGCCATTTCCCGTTCGCCCTGCAGGACATGAATCTCAACAGAGGACTGATTATCGGCAGCCGTGGAGAAAATCTGGCTCTTGGAAGTGGGAATGGTCGTATTGCGCTCAATAATCTTCGTAAACACGCCGCCTAGCGTCTCAATCCCCAAGGATAGGGGCGTTACATCGAGCAGCAGTACATCCTTGACTTCGCCAACCAGTACGCCGGCTTGAATAGCGGCGCCAATGGCCACACATTCATCGGGATTCACGCCGCGGTAGGGTTCTTTGCCCAGGAACTTTTTAATCGCTTCCTGAACAGCCGGAATACGGGTCGAACCGCCAACCAAAATAACCTTGTCGATATCTTTGGGCGTCAGTCCCGCGTCGCTCAAAGCCTGGCGGGTCGGCCCCATCGTCGCTTCAACCAGGTCGGCCGTCAGTTCTTCAAACTTGGCCCGGGTCAGGGTGACGTCAAGGTGTTTCGGCCCACTGGCATCGGC carries:
- a CDS encoding 16S rRNA (uracil(1498)-N(3))-methyltransferase, which translates into the protein MRRFFFPGPLTPEMIITGDDGHHIARVLRLKPGDCIVVVGQDGQACQAEIVAVDGSSVKVACRQALTETKEPPVEVWLAQGLPKGDKMEYIIQKAVELGVSRILPVETAHTVVRYDTEKKAARRERWQKIAYEAAKQCGRAAVPEIAPVQTLSALLKMTLPETVFMLYEGHPARGLKDALRMTTSESYLLLIGPEGGFSSDEVLLCRQRGAHIVTMGPRILRTETAALAALTAVLYERGDLGGT
- the dnaK gene encoding molecular chaperone DnaK, whose translation is MAKVIGIDLGTTNSVVAVMEGGEPVVIPNAEGSRLTPSVVGFSKTGERLVGQLAKRQAVSNPERTVISIKRHMGTSHKVRIDDKEYTPQEISAMILQKLKQDAEAYLGEKVTKAVITVPAYFTDAQRQATKDAGTIAGLEVLRIINEPTAAALAYGLDKGEDHTILVFDLGGGTFDVSILELGDGVFEVKATSGNNRLGGDDFDERIMQWLIAEFKKEHGIDLSADRMAMQRLKEAAEKAKIELSGVLTTNINLPFITADASGPKHLDVTLTRAKFEELTADLVEATMGPTRQALSDAGLTPKDIDKVILVGGSTRIPAVQEAIKKFLGKEPYRGVNPDECVAIGAAIQAGVLVGEVKDVLLLDVTPLSLGIETLGGVFTKIIERNTTIPTSKSQIFSTAADNQSSVEIHVLQGEREMAAYNKTLGRFELSGIPPAPRGVPRIEVTFDIDANGIVHVSAKDLGTGKEQKITITSSSGLSKEEIEQMVKEAEAHASEDKKRREEAEIRNNADSLVYQAEKTIKEMGDKADKALVEKVQKGIDKLKESLKGNDIAKIKADTEELTKPLYELTAAVYSQAGGQGTPGAQGFGPGAAGAGTPSDDKVVDAEYKVVDDENKK
- the dnaJ gene encoding molecular chaperone DnaJ is translated as MSKRDYYEVLGVPRTATEDEIKKAFRKLARKYHPDVNRDNPKEAEEKFKEINEAYEVLSDPERRAQYDQFGHAAFDPGQGAGAGGFSGFGGFGAGGFSDIFDMFFGQAGFGARHTGPEKGADLRYDLEISFEEAAFGVEKEIQVPRTEECPTCHGSGAAPGTHPETCPQCRGTGQQQIVQNTPFGRMVNVKTCTRCRGEGKIVRTPCKDCQGRGRVRNKRTIKVKIPAGVDSGSRLRVAYEGEAGVRGGPPGDLYVYIFVKPHKLFTREGSDVICEVPISFVQAALGDEIEVPTLDGKVSLKIPEGTQSGTTFRLKDKGIPHLRGHGRGDQHVRIKVVTPKNLTERQRELLMEFARASGENINPEQKSFFKKVKDFLGS
- the prmA gene encoding 50S ribosomal protein L11 methyltransferase; this encodes MKWAEISIQTTHEATEAVANIFHELGASGVVIEDPEVINAYRRSGTWDYCDLPEAENPEIVTVKAYLPMDDDLDDKLRLFEARVNELSRYQLNKGRGHIYWQEVQEEDWASSWKNYFHPIKVGEKIVIKPSWEKYNQAEGEIVVELDPGMAFGTGTHHTTAMCIRILEDVIKPGDIVFDVGTGSGILAVAAAKLGAGAVYAVDLDPVAVNVAADNASVNGVSHIVKVAQGDLLTGLTGTADVVVANIIADVIIRLVKDIPQKLKEGGVFIASGVIAERLGDVTAAMLAQGLVIDRVVEEGGWAAIAVRRGGD
- the mtaB gene encoding tRNA (N(6)-L-threonylcarbamoyladenosine(37)-C(2))-methylthiotransferase MtaB, whose protein sequence is MPRAAFTTLGCKVNQFETEVIEGLFKQRGYTIVSFDEPADVYVINTCSVTHLGEKKSRQLIRRAARVNPEAVIVATGCYAQVSPDKVAAIPEVDVIVGTQDRSRIVDLVEEARRTRGQVNAVTDIMTAEQFEDIPIFDAPGRTRAFLKIQEGCINFCTYCIIPYARGPLRSRALDSVRREAEKLVAAGFKEIVLTGIHLGAYGRDTGGNLELADAVETVLGVTGLVRLRLSSLESVEVSDRLVELMRRDAKLCPHLHLPLQAGDDHVLSKMNRHYTTEEYSRLVGAIRRRVPDLAVTTDVIVGFPGETPAMFANSLAFVERMAFAKVHIFPYSRRSGTPAAAYPDQVPEEEKKRRVREMQRVAEKGAAAFLDAFVGREMEVLFETANNGVVDGLTGNYIRVYTRGGGDLVGALGVVRLEKPYKDGLWGTLLA